In a single window of the Anguilla rostrata isolate EN2019 chromosome 4, ASM1855537v3, whole genome shotgun sequence genome:
- the LOC135253238 gene encoding U2 snRNP-associated SURP motif-containing protein-like isoform X2, with protein sequence MADKTPGGAQKASAKALLESKLKSFTIGKMAVAKRTLSKKEQDEIKKKEDERAAAEIYEEFLAAFEGGEGKVKAFVRGGFANAAKEESASDEKKGKLYKPKSRFEAKSFLPLETPPQFLPIDKRHTVKKTGEKEKKKSNLELFKEELKQIQEERDERHKTKGRVSRFEPLSGMDGRRSSDGSSRRNRPSSVLDESAPGSHDVGDPSTTNLYLGNINPQMNEEMLCQEFGRYGPLASVKIMWPRTDEERARERNCGFVAFMTRRDAERALKHLNGKTIMNFEMKLGWGKGVPIPPHPIYIPPSMMEHTLPPPPSGLPFNSQPRERLKNPNATLLPPPKNKEEFDKTLSQAIVKVVIPTERNLLSLIHRMIEFVVREGPMFEAMIMNREISNPMYRFLFENQSPAHVYYRWKLYSILQGEAPTKWRTEEFRMFKNGSLWRPPPLNPYLHGTYDDEEDEEEEEAGKKGCLKEDERDKLEEMLRGLTPRKGDIAEAMVFCLSHAEAAEEIVECIAESLSILKTPLPKKIARLYLVSDVLYNSSAKVTNASYYRKYFETKLCQIFSDLHATYRTIQGHLQSENYKQRVMSCFRAWEDWTVYPDPFLIKLQNIFLGLVNLNVEKEAPAAIVEAVPEVDLDGAPIAEELDGAPLEDVDGLPIDGLPIDGLPIDAAPIDGAPIDGAPLIDGAPLDDLDGVPIKAVEDDLDGVPLDHSGQKEPTFKVAPSKWEAVDEAELEAQAVTTSKWEIFEQPELVEQKKEEEESEDENDTKSSQSEEQQSYSNPVKEDASDSKTAKHSGMNEEKRTKLREIEVKVMKFQDELESGKRPKKPGQSIQEQIQHYRDKLLQKEKEKEKMEREKDKEKKDKEKTEVRSKEKEKEDSTPTRKDRCVSPAVVARKRRHSGSPSPARSSGRRGRSPSPRSERSERSERSDRSYTKDSSRGRSSHKDSPRISGKKSSKRSPSPPRTPKRSRRSRSRTPKKSSKKSRSKSRSPHRSHKKSKKSKH encoded by the exons ATGGCGGACAAAACACCTGGTGGGGCACAGAAAGCCAGCGCAAAG GCACTTCTGGAGAGCAAACTGAAGTCCTTCACCATTGGCAAAATGGCTGTAGCAAAGAGAACCCTCAGCAAAAAGGAAcaggatgaaataaaaaagaag GAGGACGAACGAGCTGCTGCAGAGATCTATGAAGAATTCTTGGCCGCCtttgagggaggggagggcaaaGTCAAAGCTTTTGTCAGAGGAGGTTTTGCCAATGCAGCAAAGG AGGAGTCTGCTTCTGATGAGAAGAAAGGGAAGCTGTACAAACCCAAGTCTCGCTTTGAAGCCAAAAGCTTTTTGCCTTTGGAAACCCCCCCACAGTTTTTACCAATAGATAAGCGGCAT ACAGTTAAAAAGACTggtgaaaaggagaaaaagaagagtAACTTGGAGCTCTTTAAAGAAGAACTGAAACA GATACAAGAAGAGCGAGATGAAAGACACAAGACTAAAGGTCGTGTCAGCAGATTTGAGCCCCTCTCTGGCATGGATGGAAGACGCTCCT CGGATGGTTCTTCACGAAGAAACCGTCCGTCCAGTG TTCTGGATGAATCCGCGCCGGGCTCTCACGATGTTGGAGACCCCTCGACCACTAACTTGTATCTCGGCAACATAAATCCCCAG ATGAACGAAGAGATGCTTTGTCAGGAGTTTGGCCGCTATGGCCCCTTGGCCAGCGTGAAGATCATGTGGCCCAGGACGGATGAGGAGCGGGCCAGGGAGAGAAACTGCGGCTTTGTCGCTTTCATGACCAGGAGAGATGCGGAGCGAGCGCTGAAGCATTTAAATG gAAAGACGATCATGAATTTTGAGATGAAGCTCGGGTGGGGTAAAGGCGTTCCaatccctccccaccccataTACATTCCACCCTCTATGATGGAGCACACCCTCCCACCGCCACCATCCGGGCTCCCCTTCAACTCTCAGCCCCGGGAGAGATTGAAGAACCCCAACGCGACCCTGCTTCCCCCTCCCAAAAACAAGGAGGAGTTCGACAAG ACTCTGTCGCAAGCCATAGTCAAAGTGGTTATCCCAACAGAAAG GAATTTGCTCTCTCTGATACATCGAATGATCGAGTTTGTGGTGCGTGAGGGCCCCATGTTTGAAGCCATGATCATGAACCGAGAGATCAGCAACCCCATGTACag GTTTCTGTTTGAGAATCAGAGCCCGGCTCACGTGTACTACCGATGGAAACTGTACTCCATCCTGCAG GGCGAGGCTCCCACGAAGTGGCGCACGGAAGAGTTCCGCATGTTCAAGAACGGGTCCTTGTGGCGGCCGCCCCCCCTCAACCCGTACCTGCACGGCACGTACGACGACGAAgaagacgaggaagaggaggaggctggCAAAAAAGGCTGCTTAAAAGAAGA TGAGCGAGACAAGCTGGAGGAGATGCTGCGGGGCCTCACTCCCAGGAAGGGCGACATTGCGGAGGCCATGGTCTTCTGCCTGAGCCACGCCGAGGCTGCTGAGGAGATTGTGGAGTGCATCGCTGAGTCTCTGTCCATACTCAAGACCCCTCTGCCCAAAAAG ATTGCACGGTTATATCTGGTATCAGACGTGCTGTACAACTCCTCTGCTAAAGTGACCAATGCCTCTTATTACCGGAAATA TTTTGAAACCAAGCTTTGCCAGATATTTTCAGACCTGCACGCCACATACAGGACAATACAAGGACACCTTCAGTCTGAAAATTACAAG CAAAGAGTGATGTCGTGCTTCCGAGCATGGGAGGACTGGACGGTGTACCCTGACCCCTTCCTGATTAAGCTACAGAACATCTTCCTGGGCCTGGTCAACCTGAATGTAGAAAAGGAGGCCCCTGCAGCCATTGTAGAG GCCGTTCCCGAAGTAGACCTCGATGGGGCCCCCATTGCCGAAGAGCTGGACGGGGCCCCTTTGGAAGATGTGGACGGGTTGCCCATCGACGGGTTGCCCATCGACGGGTTGCCCATCGACGCTGCGCCCATCGACGGAGCGCCCATCGATGGCGCCCCACTCATTGATGGAGCCCCACTCGACGACCTGGACGGGGTTCCCATAAAGGCTGTGGAGGACGATTTGGACGGGGTGCCAT TGGATCATTCTGGGCAGAAAGAGCCAACATTTAAAGTGGCACCTTCCAAATGGGAAGCAGTGGATGAGGCTGAGCTGGAAGCACAAG CTGTCACTACATCGAAGTGGGAGATCTTTGAACAGCCAGAGCTGGTGGAACAAAAGAA ggaggaagaggagagcgaAGACGAAAATGACACCAAGAGTTCTCAGTCCGAAGAGCAGCAGTCATACTCCAACCCCGTGAAGGAAGACGCATCGGATTCCAAAACAGCAAAGCATTCTGGAATGAACGAGGAGAAGCGCACAAAACTACGGGAAATAGAG GTGAAAGTTATGAAGTTTCAAGATGAACTGGAGTCGGGGAAACGACCCAAAAAGCCTGGACAGAGCATTCAGGAGCAAATCCAACACTACCGAGACAAACTCTTACAGAAA gaaaaagaaaaggagaaaatggaaagggaaaaagacaaagagaaaaaagacaaagaaaaaacagaggtGCGttcaaaagaaaaggaaaaggaagatTCCACACCGACCAGAAAAGACAG gtgtgtgtctCCCGCTGTGGTTGCCAGGAAGCGGCGGCACAGTGgctcccccagccccgcccggAGTAGCGGGCGACGGGGGCGGTCCCCTTCCCCGCGCTCCGAGCGCTCCGAACGTTCCGAACGTTCCGACCGCTCCTACACGAAAGACAGCTCCCGAGGCCGGTCTTCCCACAAGGACTCTCCCCGGATCAGCGGAAAGAAGTCCTCTAAAAG GTCACCCTCGCCACCAAGGACACCGAAGCGATCCCGGAGGTCGCGGTCAAGGACACCCAAGAAATCGAGCAAGAAATCTAGGTCAAAGTCCAGGTCTCCACACCGGTCTCACAAGAAGTCAAAGAAGAGCAAGCACTGA
- the LOC135253238 gene encoding U2 snRNP-associated SURP motif-containing protein-like isoform X3: protein MADKTPGGAQKASAKALLESKLKSFTIGKMAVAKRTLSKKEQDEIKKKEDERAAAEIYEEFLAAFEGGEGKVKAFVRGGFANAAKEESASDEKKGKLYKPKSRFEAKSFLPLETPPQFLPIDKRHTVKKTGEKEKKKSNLELFKEELKQIQEERDERHKTKGRVSRFEPLSGMDGRRSSDGSSRRNRPSSVLDESAPGSHDVGDPSTTNLYLGNINPQMNEEMLCQEFGRYGPLASVKIMWPRTDEERARERNCGFVAFMTRRDAERALKHLNGKTIMNFEMKLGWGKGVPIPPHPIYIPPSMMEHTLPPPPSGLPFNSQPRERLKNPNATLLPPPKNKEEFDKTLSQAIVKVVIPTERNLLSLIHRMIEFVVREGPMFEAMIMNREISNPMYRFLFENQSPAHVYYRWKLYSILQGEAPTKWRTEEFRMFKNGSLWRPPPLNPYLHGTYDDEEDEEEEEAGKKGCLKEDERDKLEEMLRGLTPRKGDIAEAMVFCLSHAEAAEEIVECIAESLSILKTPLPKKIARLYLVSDVLYNSSAKVTNASYYRKYFETKLCQIFSDLHATYRTIQGHLQSENYKQRVMSCFRAWEDWTVYPDPFLIKLQNIFLGLVNLNVEKEAPAAIVEQAVPEVDLDGAPIAEELDGAPLEDVDGLPIDGLPIDGLPIDAAPIDGAPIDGAPLIDGAPLDDLDGVPIKAVEDDLDGVPLDHSGQKEPTFKVAPSKWEAVDEAELEAQAVTTSKWEIFEQPELVEQKKEEEESEDENDTKSSQSEEQQSYSNPVKEDASDSKTAKHSGMNEEKRTKLREIEVKVMKFQDELESGKRPKKPGQSIQEQIQHYRDKLLQKEKEKEKMEREKDKEKKDKEKTEVRSKEKEKEDSTPTRKDRKRRHSGSPSPARSSGRRGRSPSPRSERSERSERSDRSYTKDSSRGRSSHKDSPRISGKKSSKRSPSPPRTPKRSRRSRSRTPKKSSKKSRSKSRSPHRSHKKSKKSKH, encoded by the exons ATGGCGGACAAAACACCTGGTGGGGCACAGAAAGCCAGCGCAAAG GCACTTCTGGAGAGCAAACTGAAGTCCTTCACCATTGGCAAAATGGCTGTAGCAAAGAGAACCCTCAGCAAAAAGGAAcaggatgaaataaaaaagaag GAGGACGAACGAGCTGCTGCAGAGATCTATGAAGAATTCTTGGCCGCCtttgagggaggggagggcaaaGTCAAAGCTTTTGTCAGAGGAGGTTTTGCCAATGCAGCAAAGG AGGAGTCTGCTTCTGATGAGAAGAAAGGGAAGCTGTACAAACCCAAGTCTCGCTTTGAAGCCAAAAGCTTTTTGCCTTTGGAAACCCCCCCACAGTTTTTACCAATAGATAAGCGGCAT ACAGTTAAAAAGACTggtgaaaaggagaaaaagaagagtAACTTGGAGCTCTTTAAAGAAGAACTGAAACA GATACAAGAAGAGCGAGATGAAAGACACAAGACTAAAGGTCGTGTCAGCAGATTTGAGCCCCTCTCTGGCATGGATGGAAGACGCTCCT CGGATGGTTCTTCACGAAGAAACCGTCCGTCCAGTG TTCTGGATGAATCCGCGCCGGGCTCTCACGATGTTGGAGACCCCTCGACCACTAACTTGTATCTCGGCAACATAAATCCCCAG ATGAACGAAGAGATGCTTTGTCAGGAGTTTGGCCGCTATGGCCCCTTGGCCAGCGTGAAGATCATGTGGCCCAGGACGGATGAGGAGCGGGCCAGGGAGAGAAACTGCGGCTTTGTCGCTTTCATGACCAGGAGAGATGCGGAGCGAGCGCTGAAGCATTTAAATG gAAAGACGATCATGAATTTTGAGATGAAGCTCGGGTGGGGTAAAGGCGTTCCaatccctccccaccccataTACATTCCACCCTCTATGATGGAGCACACCCTCCCACCGCCACCATCCGGGCTCCCCTTCAACTCTCAGCCCCGGGAGAGATTGAAGAACCCCAACGCGACCCTGCTTCCCCCTCCCAAAAACAAGGAGGAGTTCGACAAG ACTCTGTCGCAAGCCATAGTCAAAGTGGTTATCCCAACAGAAAG GAATTTGCTCTCTCTGATACATCGAATGATCGAGTTTGTGGTGCGTGAGGGCCCCATGTTTGAAGCCATGATCATGAACCGAGAGATCAGCAACCCCATGTACag GTTTCTGTTTGAGAATCAGAGCCCGGCTCACGTGTACTACCGATGGAAACTGTACTCCATCCTGCAG GGCGAGGCTCCCACGAAGTGGCGCACGGAAGAGTTCCGCATGTTCAAGAACGGGTCCTTGTGGCGGCCGCCCCCCCTCAACCCGTACCTGCACGGCACGTACGACGACGAAgaagacgaggaagaggaggaggctggCAAAAAAGGCTGCTTAAAAGAAGA TGAGCGAGACAAGCTGGAGGAGATGCTGCGGGGCCTCACTCCCAGGAAGGGCGACATTGCGGAGGCCATGGTCTTCTGCCTGAGCCACGCCGAGGCTGCTGAGGAGATTGTGGAGTGCATCGCTGAGTCTCTGTCCATACTCAAGACCCCTCTGCCCAAAAAG ATTGCACGGTTATATCTGGTATCAGACGTGCTGTACAACTCCTCTGCTAAAGTGACCAATGCCTCTTATTACCGGAAATA TTTTGAAACCAAGCTTTGCCAGATATTTTCAGACCTGCACGCCACATACAGGACAATACAAGGACACCTTCAGTCTGAAAATTACAAG CAAAGAGTGATGTCGTGCTTCCGAGCATGGGAGGACTGGACGGTGTACCCTGACCCCTTCCTGATTAAGCTACAGAACATCTTCCTGGGCCTGGTCAACCTGAATGTAGAAAAGGAGGCCCCTGCAGCCATTGTAGAG CAGGCCGTTCCCGAAGTAGACCTCGATGGGGCCCCCATTGCCGAAGAGCTGGACGGGGCCCCTTTGGAAGATGTGGACGGGTTGCCCATCGACGGGTTGCCCATCGACGGGTTGCCCATCGACGCTGCGCCCATCGACGGAGCGCCCATCGATGGCGCCCCACTCATTGATGGAGCCCCACTCGACGACCTGGACGGGGTTCCCATAAAGGCTGTGGAGGACGATTTGGACGGGGTGCCAT TGGATCATTCTGGGCAGAAAGAGCCAACATTTAAAGTGGCACCTTCCAAATGGGAAGCAGTGGATGAGGCTGAGCTGGAAGCACAAG CTGTCACTACATCGAAGTGGGAGATCTTTGAACAGCCAGAGCTGGTGGAACAAAAGAA ggaggaagaggagagcgaAGACGAAAATGACACCAAGAGTTCTCAGTCCGAAGAGCAGCAGTCATACTCCAACCCCGTGAAGGAAGACGCATCGGATTCCAAAACAGCAAAGCATTCTGGAATGAACGAGGAGAAGCGCACAAAACTACGGGAAATAGAG GTGAAAGTTATGAAGTTTCAAGATGAACTGGAGTCGGGGAAACGACCCAAAAAGCCTGGACAGAGCATTCAGGAGCAAATCCAACACTACCGAGACAAACTCTTACAGAAA gaaaaagaaaaggagaaaatggaaagggaaaaagacaaagagaaaaaagacaaagaaaaaacagaggtGCGttcaaaagaaaaggaaaaggaagatTCCACACCGACCAGAAAAGACAG GAAGCGGCGGCACAGTGgctcccccagccccgcccggAGTAGCGGGCGACGGGGGCGGTCCCCTTCCCCGCGCTCCGAGCGCTCCGAACGTTCCGAACGTTCCGACCGCTCCTACACGAAAGACAGCTCCCGAGGCCGGTCTTCCCACAAGGACTCTCCCCGGATCAGCGGAAAGAAGTCCTCTAAAAG GTCACCCTCGCCACCAAGGACACCGAAGCGATCCCGGAGGTCGCGGTCAAGGACACCCAAGAAATCGAGCAAGAAATCTAGGTCAAAGTCCAGGTCTCCACACCGGTCTCACAAGAAGTCAAAGAAGAGCAAGCACTGA
- the LOC135253238 gene encoding U2 snRNP-associated SURP motif-containing protein-like isoform X5, which produces MADKTPGGAQKASAKALLESKLKSFTIGKMAVAKRTLSKKEQDEIKKKEDERAAAEIYEEFLAAFEGGEGKVKAFVRGGFANAAKEESASDEKKGKLYKPKSRFEAKSFLPLETPPQFLPIDKRHTVKKTGEKEKKKSNLELFKEELKQIQEERDERHKTKGRVSRFEPLSGMDGRRSSDGSSRRNRPSSVLDESAPGSHDVGDPSTTNLYLGNINPQMNEEMLCQEFGRYGPLASVKIMWPRTDEERARERNCGFVAFMTRRDAERALKHLNGKTIMNFEMKLGWGKGVPIPPHPIYIPPSMMEHTLPPPPSGLPFNSQPRERLKNPNATLLPPPKNKEEFDKTLSQAIVKVVIPTERNLLSLIHRMIEFVVREGPMFEAMIMNREISNPMYRFLFENQSPAHVYYRWKLYSILQGEAPTKWRTEEFRMFKNGSLWRPPPLNPYLHGTYDDEEDEEEEEAGKKGCLKEDERDKLEEMLRGLTPRKGDIAEAMVFCLSHAEAAEEIVECIAESLSILKTPLPKKIARLYLVSDVLYNSSAKVTNASYYRKYFETKLCQIFSDLHATYRTIQGHLQSENYKQRVMSCFRAWEDWTVYPDPFLIKLQNIFLGLVNLNVEKEAPAAIVEAVPEVDLDGAPIAEELDGAPLEDVDGLPIDGLPIDGLPIDAAPIDGAPIDGAPLIDGAPLDDLDGVPIKAVEDDLDGVPLDHSGQKEPTFKVAPSKWEAVDEAELEAQAVTTSKWEIFEQPELVEQKKEEEESEDENDTKSSQSEEQQSYSNPVKEDASDSKTAKHSGMNEEKRTKLREIEVKVMKFQDELESGKRPKKPGQSIQEQIQHYRDKLLQKEKEKEKMEREKDKEKKDKEKTEVRSKEKEKEDSTPTRKDRKRRHSGSPSPARSSGRRGRSPSPRSERSERSERSDRSYTKDSSRGRSSHKDSPRISGKKSSKRSPSPPRTPKRSRRSRSRTPKKSSKKSRSKSRSPHRSHKKSKKSKH; this is translated from the exons ATGGCGGACAAAACACCTGGTGGGGCACAGAAAGCCAGCGCAAAG GCACTTCTGGAGAGCAAACTGAAGTCCTTCACCATTGGCAAAATGGCTGTAGCAAAGAGAACCCTCAGCAAAAAGGAAcaggatgaaataaaaaagaag GAGGACGAACGAGCTGCTGCAGAGATCTATGAAGAATTCTTGGCCGCCtttgagggaggggagggcaaaGTCAAAGCTTTTGTCAGAGGAGGTTTTGCCAATGCAGCAAAGG AGGAGTCTGCTTCTGATGAGAAGAAAGGGAAGCTGTACAAACCCAAGTCTCGCTTTGAAGCCAAAAGCTTTTTGCCTTTGGAAACCCCCCCACAGTTTTTACCAATAGATAAGCGGCAT ACAGTTAAAAAGACTggtgaaaaggagaaaaagaagagtAACTTGGAGCTCTTTAAAGAAGAACTGAAACA GATACAAGAAGAGCGAGATGAAAGACACAAGACTAAAGGTCGTGTCAGCAGATTTGAGCCCCTCTCTGGCATGGATGGAAGACGCTCCT CGGATGGTTCTTCACGAAGAAACCGTCCGTCCAGTG TTCTGGATGAATCCGCGCCGGGCTCTCACGATGTTGGAGACCCCTCGACCACTAACTTGTATCTCGGCAACATAAATCCCCAG ATGAACGAAGAGATGCTTTGTCAGGAGTTTGGCCGCTATGGCCCCTTGGCCAGCGTGAAGATCATGTGGCCCAGGACGGATGAGGAGCGGGCCAGGGAGAGAAACTGCGGCTTTGTCGCTTTCATGACCAGGAGAGATGCGGAGCGAGCGCTGAAGCATTTAAATG gAAAGACGATCATGAATTTTGAGATGAAGCTCGGGTGGGGTAAAGGCGTTCCaatccctccccaccccataTACATTCCACCCTCTATGATGGAGCACACCCTCCCACCGCCACCATCCGGGCTCCCCTTCAACTCTCAGCCCCGGGAGAGATTGAAGAACCCCAACGCGACCCTGCTTCCCCCTCCCAAAAACAAGGAGGAGTTCGACAAG ACTCTGTCGCAAGCCATAGTCAAAGTGGTTATCCCAACAGAAAG GAATTTGCTCTCTCTGATACATCGAATGATCGAGTTTGTGGTGCGTGAGGGCCCCATGTTTGAAGCCATGATCATGAACCGAGAGATCAGCAACCCCATGTACag GTTTCTGTTTGAGAATCAGAGCCCGGCTCACGTGTACTACCGATGGAAACTGTACTCCATCCTGCAG GGCGAGGCTCCCACGAAGTGGCGCACGGAAGAGTTCCGCATGTTCAAGAACGGGTCCTTGTGGCGGCCGCCCCCCCTCAACCCGTACCTGCACGGCACGTACGACGACGAAgaagacgaggaagaggaggaggctggCAAAAAAGGCTGCTTAAAAGAAGA TGAGCGAGACAAGCTGGAGGAGATGCTGCGGGGCCTCACTCCCAGGAAGGGCGACATTGCGGAGGCCATGGTCTTCTGCCTGAGCCACGCCGAGGCTGCTGAGGAGATTGTGGAGTGCATCGCTGAGTCTCTGTCCATACTCAAGACCCCTCTGCCCAAAAAG ATTGCACGGTTATATCTGGTATCAGACGTGCTGTACAACTCCTCTGCTAAAGTGACCAATGCCTCTTATTACCGGAAATA TTTTGAAACCAAGCTTTGCCAGATATTTTCAGACCTGCACGCCACATACAGGACAATACAAGGACACCTTCAGTCTGAAAATTACAAG CAAAGAGTGATGTCGTGCTTCCGAGCATGGGAGGACTGGACGGTGTACCCTGACCCCTTCCTGATTAAGCTACAGAACATCTTCCTGGGCCTGGTCAACCTGAATGTAGAAAAGGAGGCCCCTGCAGCCATTGTAGAG GCCGTTCCCGAAGTAGACCTCGATGGGGCCCCCATTGCCGAAGAGCTGGACGGGGCCCCTTTGGAAGATGTGGACGGGTTGCCCATCGACGGGTTGCCCATCGACGGGTTGCCCATCGACGCTGCGCCCATCGACGGAGCGCCCATCGATGGCGCCCCACTCATTGATGGAGCCCCACTCGACGACCTGGACGGGGTTCCCATAAAGGCTGTGGAGGACGATTTGGACGGGGTGCCAT TGGATCATTCTGGGCAGAAAGAGCCAACATTTAAAGTGGCACCTTCCAAATGGGAAGCAGTGGATGAGGCTGAGCTGGAAGCACAAG CTGTCACTACATCGAAGTGGGAGATCTTTGAACAGCCAGAGCTGGTGGAACAAAAGAA ggaggaagaggagagcgaAGACGAAAATGACACCAAGAGTTCTCAGTCCGAAGAGCAGCAGTCATACTCCAACCCCGTGAAGGAAGACGCATCGGATTCCAAAACAGCAAAGCATTCTGGAATGAACGAGGAGAAGCGCACAAAACTACGGGAAATAGAG GTGAAAGTTATGAAGTTTCAAGATGAACTGGAGTCGGGGAAACGACCCAAAAAGCCTGGACAGAGCATTCAGGAGCAAATCCAACACTACCGAGACAAACTCTTACAGAAA gaaaaagaaaaggagaaaatggaaagggaaaaagacaaagagaaaaaagacaaagaaaaaacagaggtGCGttcaaaagaaaaggaaaaggaagatTCCACACCGACCAGAAAAGACAG GAAGCGGCGGCACAGTGgctcccccagccccgcccggAGTAGCGGGCGACGGGGGCGGTCCCCTTCCCCGCGCTCCGAGCGCTCCGAACGTTCCGAACGTTCCGACCGCTCCTACACGAAAGACAGCTCCCGAGGCCGGTCTTCCCACAAGGACTCTCCCCGGATCAGCGGAAAGAAGTCCTCTAAAAG GTCACCCTCGCCACCAAGGACACCGAAGCGATCCCGGAGGTCGCGGTCAAGGACACCCAAGAAATCGAGCAAGAAATCTAGGTCAAAGTCCAGGTCTCCACACCGGTCTCACAAGAAGTCAAAGAAGAGCAAGCACTGA